In Panthera leo isolate Ple1 chromosome B3, P.leo_Ple1_pat1.1, whole genome shotgun sequence, a single genomic region encodes these proteins:
- the ZFAND6 gene encoding AN1-type zinc finger protein 6 isoform X3, whose protein sequence is MAQETNHSQVPMLCSTGCGFYGNPRTNGMCSVCYKEHLQRQNSSNGRISPPAASVGTLSESFPVQCADGSVPDAQSPLDSTSASVQPSPVSNQSLLSESVASSQVDSTSVDKAIPDTEDLQGSGRRGDAQEAGSRLRWMGSVPPARGRWLYRRRTLGKASVSDTAQQPSEEQSKSLEKPKQKKNRCFMCRKKVGLTGFECRCGHVYCGVHRYSDVHNCSYNYKADAAEKIRKENPVVVGEKIQKI, encoded by the exons ATGGCTCAAGAAACTAATCACAGCCAAGTGCCTATGCTTTGTTCTACTGGCTGCGGATTTTATGGAAACCCTCGCACAAATGGCATGTGTTCAGTGTGCTATAAAGAACATCTCCAGAGACAGAATAGTAGTAATGGTAGAATCAGCCCACCTG CGGCTTCTGTCGGCACCCTGTCCGAGTCTTTCCCGGTCCAGTGCGCGGACGGCAGCGTCCCTGACGCGCAGTCACCCCTAGACTCCACATCTGCATCCGTGCAGCCCAG CCCTGTATCAAATCAGTCGCTTTTATCCGAATCTGTAGCATCTTCCCAAGTGGACAGTACGTCTGTGGACAAAGCAATCCCTGACACGGAAGACCTGCAAG GCAGCGGTCGCAGGGGAGACGCTCAGGAGGCTGGGAGCAGACTGCGCTGGATGGGTTCTGTTCCACCAGCACGGGGACGATGGCTTTACAGAAGGAGGACGCTCGGGAAAG CTTCAGTATCAGATACGGCACAGCAGCCATCTGAAGAGCAAAGCAAGTCTCTTGAAAagccaaaacagaaaaagaaccgCTGTTTCATGTGCAGGAAGAAAGTAGGACTTACTG GGTTTGAATGCCGGTGTGGACATGTGTACTGTGGTGTACATCGTTACTCAGACGTGCACAATTGCTCGTACAATTACAAAGCTGATGCCGcggagaaaatcagaaaagaaaacccgGTAGTTGTCGGCGAAAAGATCCAGAAGATTTGA
- the ZFAND6 gene encoding AN1-type zinc finger protein 6 isoform X1 — MAQETNHSQVPMLCSTGCGFYGNPRTNGMCSVCYKEHLQRQNSSNGRISPPAASVGTLSESFPVQCADGSVPDAQSPLDSTSASVQPSPVSNQSLLSESVASSQVDSTSVDKAIPDTEDLQGSGRRGDAQEAGSRLRWMGSVPPARGRWLYRRRTLGKVARIVDCERNGCCGQTWQQLVSTATEDEDRVVNVHHACVEDGVAFCTEWPWQQEYQRWP; from the exons ATGGCTCAAGAAACTAATCACAGCCAAGTGCCTATGCTTTGTTCTACTGGCTGCGGATTTTATGGAAACCCTCGCACAAATGGCATGTGTTCAGTGTGCTATAAAGAACATCTCCAGAGACAGAATAGTAGTAATGGTAGAATCAGCCCACCTG CGGCTTCTGTCGGCACCCTGTCCGAGTCTTTCCCGGTCCAGTGCGCGGACGGCAGCGTCCCTGACGCGCAGTCACCCCTAGACTCCACATCTGCATCCGTGCAGCCCAG CCCTGTATCAAATCAGTCGCTTTTATCCGAATCTGTAGCATCTTCCCAAGTGGACAGTACGTCTGTGGACAAAGCAATCCCTGACACGGAAGACCTGCAAG GCAGCGGTCGCAGGGGAGACGCTCAGGAGGCTGGGAGCAGACTGCGCTGGATGGGTTCTGTTCCACCAGCACGGGGACGATGGCTTTACAGAAGGAGGACGCTCGGGAAAG TGGCACGTATTGTAGACTGTGAGCGAAATGGGTGCTGCGGGCAGACGTGGCAGCAGTTGGTGTCCACGGCCACCGAGGATGAAGACAGGGTGGTGAACGTACACCATGCGTGTGTGGAGGACGGCGTGGCTTTCTGCACTGAGTGGCCCTGGCAACAAGAGTACCAAAGGTGGCCTTGA
- the ZFAND6 gene encoding AN1-type zinc finger protein 6 isoform X2, translating into MAQETNHSQVPMLCSTGCGFYGNPRTNGMCSVCYKEHLQRQNSSNGRISPPAASVGTLSESFPVQCADGSVPDAQSPLDSTSASVQPSPVSNQSLLSESVASSQVDSTSVDKAIPDTEDLQASVSDTAQQPSEEQSKSLEKPKQKKNRCFMCRKKVGLTGFECRCGHVYCGVHRYSDVHNCSYNYKADAAEKIRKENPVVVGEKIQKI; encoded by the exons ATGGCTCAAGAAACTAATCACAGCCAAGTGCCTATGCTTTGTTCTACTGGCTGCGGATTTTATGGAAACCCTCGCACAAATGGCATGTGTTCAGTGTGCTATAAAGAACATCTCCAGAGACAGAATAGTAGTAATGGTAGAATCAGCCCACCTG CGGCTTCTGTCGGCACCCTGTCCGAGTCTTTCCCGGTCCAGTGCGCGGACGGCAGCGTCCCTGACGCGCAGTCACCCCTAGACTCCACATCTGCATCCGTGCAGCCCAG CCCTGTATCAAATCAGTCGCTTTTATCCGAATCTGTAGCATCTTCCCAAGTGGACAGTACGTCTGTGGACAAAGCAATCCCTGACACGGAAGACCTGCAAG CTTCAGTATCAGATACGGCACAGCAGCCATCTGAAGAGCAAAGCAAGTCTCTTGAAAagccaaaacagaaaaagaaccgCTGTTTCATGTGCAGGAAGAAAGTAGGACTTACTG GGTTTGAATGCCGGTGTGGACATGTGTACTGTGGTGTACATCGTTACTCAGACGTGCACAATTGCTCGTACAATTACAAAGCTGATGCCGcggagaaaatcagaaaagaaaacccgGTAGTTGTCGGCGAAAAGATCCAGAAGATTTGA